From Candidatus Desulfofervidus auxilii, a single genomic window includes:
- a CDS encoding outer membrane beta-barrel protein: MFLSFIILFFFLPNFYVYAKELTLSIGLSTEYNDNIYGGEIKEDDIINRITPGIVLHMPKYHKELTLSYQANFEFFVENSIENTVTHNFNGEASYQATENLTFKLTENYIKSRSLSEIDIYGIRRARISYWQNRLNPSINWQFAERNSFGLSYQYNILHFSGGYQNSEEHSVNLNFNYGLTEKGILNLGYIYTYGDLYQQWGILNGHLINIGYNWLLNPYTTITLTGGYSLREYSLAPDYEIYQIGLGIEKKLTPRFLTALQGGYFFYHPELGEDSKGFSGNILLTYIYERSQLNLRAERSYNEVFFTVLNLGFSTYWQVSLDFKHTFTPHWSGNMGGSYRESKYQYFSIKDKYWSTHVSLNWTPRRWFHGQINYQHEDLDTTGFYGNYDINRVILSIRLIY; encoded by the coding sequence TTGTTCCTTAGTTTTATTATTCTCTTTTTTTTCTTACCCAATTTCTACGTATATGCGAAAGAATTAACTTTAAGTATAGGTCTTTCTACAGAATACAATGATAATATTTATGGTGGAGAAATAAAAGAAGATGACATAATTAATAGAATCACACCAGGAATTGTATTACATATGCCTAAATATCATAAAGAATTAACATTAAGTTATCAAGCAAATTTTGAGTTCTTTGTAGAAAATAGTATTGAAAATACAGTTACTCATAATTTTAATGGAGAAGCAAGTTATCAAGCTACTGAAAATTTAACCTTTAAATTAACAGAAAACTATATAAAGTCTCGTAGTCTTTCAGAAATAGACATTTATGGGATTAGAAGAGCAAGGATTTCCTATTGGCAAAATCGTTTAAACCCTAGCATAAACTGGCAATTTGCAGAAAGAAATAGTTTTGGATTAAGTTATCAATATAATATTTTGCATTTTTCAGGTGGTTATCAAAATAGCGAAGAACACTCTGTAAATCTTAATTTTAATTATGGATTAACTGAAAAAGGAATTTTAAATTTAGGATATATTTACACATATGGTGATTTATACCAACAATGGGGAATTTTAAATGGCCATCTTATAAATATAGGTTATAATTGGCTCTTAAATCCTTATACAACTATTACTTTAACAGGTGGTTATAGTTTGCGCGAATATAGTTTGGCACCGGATTATGAAATTTATCAAATTGGGTTAGGTATAGAAAAAAAATTAACCCCAAGATTTTTAACTGCATTACAAGGAGGATATTTTTTCTATCATCCTGAATTAGGAGAAGATAGTAAAGGGTTTTCTGGAAATATTCTACTAACTTATATTTATGAACGTTCTCAATTAAATCTTAGAGCAGAAAGAAGTTATAATGAAGTATTTTTTACTGTTTTAAACCTTGGCTTTAGTACTTATTGGCAAGTATCATTAGATTTTAAACATACATTTACACCTCATTGGTCAGGAAATATGGGTGGTTCTTATCGTGAAAGCAAGTATCAATATTTTTCAATAAAAGATAAATATTGGTCTACTCATGTTAGTCTTAATTGGACACCCAGAAGATGGTTTCATGGACAAATCAATTATCAACATGAAGACCTTGATACTACTGGATTTTATGGAAATTATGATATAAATCGAGTTATACTTTCAATCAGATTAATTTATTAG
- a CDS encoding polysaccharide biosynthesis/export family protein produces MKKLFFIFFIVFYCSLVFAEKYLIAPEDVIEVNVWKEPDISRVVLVRPDGKISLPLIGDIQAQGKTPATLAKDLEKAFSQYLENPVVTVIIQQINGAKFYVLGRVNQPGAYPLRSEITLLQAIAMAGGFAEWAKKSRVIILRKTGKGDERIVVNIEKIIKGKGAMDIKLQPGDRIIVP; encoded by the coding sequence ATGAAAAAATTATTTTTTATTTTTTTTATAGTATTTTATTGTAGTTTGGTTTTTGCTGAAAAGTATTTAATTGCACCTGAAGATGTTATTGAAGTTAATGTTTGGAAAGAGCCAGATATTTCAAGGGTAGTATTAGTACGACCTGACGGAAAAATTTCTTTACCTCTTATAGGTGATATTCAAGCACAAGGAAAAACACCAGCAACTTTAGCAAAAGACTTAGAAAAGGCATTTTCTCAATATTTAGAAAATCCAGTTGTTACTGTTATTATACAACAAATTAATGGAGCAAAGTTTTATGTTCTTGGCCGAGTAAACCAACCTGGTGCTTATCCATTGCGAAGTGAAATTACCCTTTTACAAGCCATAGCCATGGCAGGTGGATTTGCAGAATGGGCAAAAAAGAGTAGAGTGATAATCTTGCGAAAAACAGGAAAGGGAGATGAAAGAATTGTGGTCAACATTGAAAAGATTATCAAAGGAAAAGGGGCAATGGATATTAAATTACAACCTGGAGATAGAATTATTGTTCCTTAG
- a CDS encoding Wzz/FepE/Etk N-terminal domain-containing protein has translation MTNEAINLRDYIEIGLRRKWYFIIPFVLIMAATIFYVKTAPNIYQATTLILVESQKVPTSYVRPTVTESIQTQLRTITEQIMSRAYLEKVIKEFNLYSEMRNKFPMENIIERMRKCIKVQVRKGRAFSVSFEDKDPIIAMKVTNRLASIFIEENLKVREEMAEGTLLFLEKELERVRKLLKEQEKKISEFRAKHLGVLPEQLEANLRTLDRLQLQLQNVTQSLKVAEETKRSLLQQLSQMENMGSFITIDDTEESIDTSYENPTLTELKKQLAQLKLRYTDKHPEIIRLKKLIARFEKEERKKEQEDETETFSESTSPWKAQIEAQLAQLDTEIAQLKAEQKRLKAEIKKYEERVEITPKVEQQLKELSRGYEVTQKEYQSLLDKKLQAELAANMERKQKGQTFRILDPAKVPEKPIRPNRPKLLLMGLFLGLAAGIGLVVLVEYLNQSFYKVEDLEKATGLTVIANIPEIKKKQKRLIKRS, from the coding sequence ATGACAAATGAAGCTATTAATCTTCGTGATTATATAGAAATTGGTTTAAGACGAAAATGGTATTTCATTATTCCATTTGTTCTTATTATGGCTGCTACTATATTTTATGTAAAAACTGCACCTAATATATATCAAGCTACAACATTAATTCTTGTTGAATCTCAAAAAGTACCAACTTCTTATGTTAGACCAACAGTAACAGAAAGTATACAAACACAATTACGTACTATTACAGAACAGATTATGAGTAGAGCTTATTTAGAAAAGGTCATTAAAGAATTTAATCTCTATTCTGAAATGAGAAATAAATTTCCTATGGAAAATATTATTGAAAGAATGAGAAAATGTATTAAGGTTCAGGTAAGAAAAGGACGTGCTTTTAGTGTTTCCTTCGAAGATAAAGACCCTATAATAGCTATGAAAGTAACTAATCGTTTGGCTTCTATTTTTATAGAAGAAAATTTAAAAGTGAGAGAGGAAATGGCAGAAGGAACTCTTTTATTTTTAGAAAAAGAATTAGAAAGGGTACGTAAGCTTTTAAAAGAACAAGAAAAAAAGATTTCAGAATTTAGAGCAAAACATCTTGGAGTATTACCAGAACAACTGGAGGCTAATTTACGAACACTTGATAGATTACAATTACAACTCCAAAATGTTACACAATCTTTAAAAGTAGCAGAAGAGACAAAAAGATCATTACTTCAACAACTTTCTCAAATGGAAAATATGGGCTCATTTATTACCATTGATGATACTGAAGAATCTATAGATACTTCATATGAAAATCCGACACTTACTGAGTTAAAAAAACAACTTGCTCAACTTAAACTTAGATATACAGATAAGCATCCAGAGATAATAAGGTTAAAGAAACTTATTGCTCGTTTTGAAAAAGAAGAAAGAAAGAAAGAACAGGAAGATGAAACTGAAACATTTTCAGAAAGTACTTCTCCCTGGAAAGCTCAAATTGAGGCTCAATTAGCTCAATTAGATACAGAAATTGCTCAGCTTAAAGCCGAACAAAAAAGATTAAAAGCCGAAATAAAAAAATATGAAGAAAGAGTGGAAATTACACCAAAAGTAGAACAACAGCTTAAAGAACTTTCTCGTGGGTATGAAGTAACACAAAAAGAATATCAATCTTTACTAGATAAAAAACTTCAGGCTGAATTAGCAGCTAATATGGAAAGGAAACAAAAAGGACAAACATTTAGAATACTTGATCCAGCCAAAGTTCCAGAAAAACCTATTAGACCAAACCGGCCAAAGCTTCTTTTAATGGGTCTTTTCCTTGGATTAGCTGCTGGTATTGGTTTAGTTGTTCTTGTAGAATATCTTAATCAATCTTTTTATAAAGTTGAAGATTTAGAAAAAGCTACTGGTTTAACTGTTATTGCTAACATTCCTGAAATAAAGAAAAAGCAAAAACGTTTAATAAAAAGGAGTTAA
- a CDS encoding sigma-54 dependent transcriptional regulator — MLEIVEGITFEHLFGQSRAMQELRKIVEEVAPTNIPVLITGESGTGKDLVARAIHKRSIRADKPFIKVNCVNIPAELLESELFGYEKGAFTGAYHSKPGRVEFANKGSLFLDEIGDVPLVIQGKLLRLLQEGEFSRLGSYRDIKVDIRVISATNRCLEDMVQEGKFREDLYFRINVVKLEVPPLRERKEEIPYLIKFFQKKFAAEYNKPIVKLSSHCIDLLTTYPWPGNVRELENAMKRLVILGEKAVIRELESKLESTPKPVETYDLKRIAKMAVMEAERKAIKEVLEKVKWNKKEAAKILNISYKALLYKIRELKIK, encoded by the coding sequence ATGCTTGAAATAGTTGAAGGTATCACTTTTGAGCACTTATTTGGGCAAAGTAGAGCAATGCAAGAATTGAGAAAAATTGTTGAAGAAGTTGCTCCCACAAATATTCCTGTATTGATTACAGGAGAAAGTGGAACAGGTAAAGATTTGGTTGCTAGAGCTATTCATAAACGTTCTATACGTGCAGATAAACCTTTTATTAAAGTGAATTGTGTAAATATTCCAGCAGAACTTTTAGAAAGCGAGCTTTTTGGCTATGAAAAAGGAGCGTTCACTGGTGCGTATCATAGTAAACCAGGACGGGTAGAATTTGCTAATAAAGGAAGTTTATTTTTAGATGAAATTGGTGATGTCCCTCTTGTTATTCAAGGAAAATTATTAAGATTATTGCAGGAAGGAGAATTTTCAAGATTGGGTAGTTATCGAGATATAAAAGTGGATATTCGAGTAATTTCGGCTACTAATCGTTGTCTTGAAGATATGGTTCAAGAAGGAAAATTTAGGGAAGATTTATATTTTCGTATAAATGTTGTTAAATTAGAAGTGCCTCCTCTTCGAGAAAGAAAAGAAGAAATCCCATATCTTATCAAGTTCTTTCAAAAGAAATTTGCAGCTGAATACAATAAACCTATTGTGAAGCTTTCATCTCATTGTATAGATCTTTTAACCACATACCCTTGGCCTGGTAATGTAAGGGAATTAGAAAATGCTATGAAACGATTGGTTATATTAGGAGAAAAAGCAGTAATACGAGAATTGGAATCTAAATTGGAAAGTACTCCTAAACCTGTTGAAACTTATGATTTAAAAAGAATTGCTAAAATGGCAGTTATGGAAGCTGAAAGAAAAGCTATTAAAGAAGTTTTAGAAAAAGTAAAATGGAATAAGAAAGAAGCAGCTAAAATCTTAAACATTAGTTATAAGGCTTTGCTTTATAAAATAAGGGAGTTGAAGATAAAATGA
- a CDS encoding GGDEF domain-containing protein produces the protein MIINKIDLFDKETGVFCTPVFDFFLEYEIKRSFRYQAFATLVMLQPDRKVSHIESIGELVKVLKRNIRETDIIGRLNGYKFGIILIGADLDGAWIMAKRVLEHVNNYEFLKEPDKKLPVSIGGACFPTNSVEKNELMLMAEKMLKMAQKRGGNIICFPHLTEKIED, from the coding sequence ATGATTATTAACAAAATTGATCTTTTTGATAAGGAAACAGGGGTATTTTGCACTCCAGTATTTGATTTTTTCTTAGAATATGAAATCAAAAGGAGTTTTCGGTATCAAGCATTTGCTACTTTGGTTATGCTTCAACCAGATAGAAAGGTATCACATATAGAAAGCATTGGAGAACTTGTAAAAGTACTCAAAAGAAACATAAGAGAAACTGACATTATTGGAAGATTAAATGGTTATAAATTTGGCATTATTTTGATAGGTGCTGATTTAGATGGTGCTTGGATAATGGCTAAAAGAGTATTGGAACATGTGAATAATTATGAATTTCTTAAAGAACCAGATAAAAAACTTCCTGTAAGCATTGGTGGAGCTTGTTTTCCAACAAATAGTGTAGAAAAAAATGAATTAATGCTTATGGCAGAAAAAATGCTTAAAATGGCTCAAAAAAGGGGAGGAAATATTATTTGTTTCCCACATTTAACTGAAAAAATAGAGGATTAA